In Ovis aries strain OAR_USU_Benz2616 breed Rambouillet chromosome 17, ARS-UI_Ramb_v3.0, whole genome shotgun sequence, the following proteins share a genomic window:
- the RAB33B gene encoding ras-related protein Rab-33B, with translation MASDIESSLEASFSSSGAVSGGSGFLPPARSRIFKIIVIGDSNVGKTCLTYRFCAGRFPDRTEATIGVDFRERAVEIDGERIKIQLWDTAGQERFRKSMVQHYYRNVHAVVFVYDMTNMASFHSLPSWIEECKQHLLATDIPRILVGNKCDLRSAIQVPTDLAQKFADTHSMPLFETSAKNPNDNDHVEAIFMTLAHKLKSHKPLMLSQPPDNGITLKPEPKPAMTCWC, from the exons ATGGCTTCGGACATAGAGTCGTCGCTCGAGGCGAGCTTCTCATCCAGCGGTGCAGTGTCGGGGGGCTCAGGGTTTCTGCCACCGGCTCGCTCCCGCATCTTCAAGATAATCGTGATTGGCGACTCCAACGTGGGCAAGACGTGCCTGACCTACCGCTTCTGCGCCGGCCGCTTCCCCGACCGCACCGAGGCTACGATCGGGGTGGATTTCCGAGAACGAGCGGTGGAGATTGATGGGGAGCGTATCAAG ATCCAGTTATGGGACACGGCGGGACAAGAACGATTCAGAAAAAGCATGGTCCAGCACTACTACAGAAATGTGCACGCTGTTGTCTTCGTGTATGATATGACCAACATGGCGAGTTTTCATAGCCTGCCGTCTTGGATAGAAGAATGCAAACAGCATTTGCTAGCCACCGATATACCACGGATTCTTGTTGGAAATAAATGTGACTTGAGAAGTGCCATTCAGGTACCCACAGACTTGGCACAAAAATTTGCTGACACACACAGTATGCCTTTGTTTGAAACCTCTGCTAAAAACCCCAATGATAATGACCATGTGGAAGCTATATTTATGACCTTGGCTCATAAGCTTAAGAGCCACAAACCCTTAATGCTTAGTCAACCCCCTGATAACGGAATTACCCTGAAGCCTGAACCAAAGCCTGCAATGACATGCTGGTGCTAA